A portion of the Anabas testudineus chromosome 22, fAnaTes1.2, whole genome shotgun sequence genome contains these proteins:
- the elavl1a gene encoding ELAV-like protein 1a isoform X2 has product MAVRRGHIKYLKADLQEVYDMSNGYEDHMGGDEGKDAKTNLIVNYLPQSMTQDELRSLFSSIGEVESAKLIRDKVAGHSLGYGFVNYLNPSDAERAISTLNGLRLQSKTIKVSYARPSSDTIKDANLYISGLPKSMTQKDVEDMFSRFGHIINSRVLVDQGTGVSRGVAFIRFDKRAEAEEAVKNLNGQKPPGASEPITVKFAANPNQAKNTQLISQLYHNQSRRFGGPLHHQAQRFRFSPMGVDHMGGMGGVSVPGNSTSGWCIFIYNLGQDADESILWQMFGPFGAVTNVKVIRDFNTNKCKGFGFVTMTNYEEAAMAIASLNGYRLGDRMLQVSFKTSKGHK; this is encoded by the exons ATGGCAGTTCGTCGAGGGCACATTAAGTACTTGAAA GCTGACCTGCAGGAGGTGTATGACATGTCAAACGGTTATGAAGACCACATGGGAGGGGATGAGGGGAAGGACGCCAAGACCAACCTGATAGTGAACTACCTGCCTCAGAGCATGACGCAGGATGAGCTCCGGAGCCTCTTCAGCAGCATCGGAGAGGTGGAGTCGGCCAAGCTGATTCGAGACAAAGTTGCAG gCCACAGTTTAGGGTACGGATTTGTTAACTATCTTAACCCTAGTGATGCAGAAAGAGCTATCAGTACACTGAATGGACTAAGGCTACAGTCCAAAACTATCAAG GTTTCATATGCACGGCCTAGCTCTGATACAATAAAGGATGCCAACCTGTATATCAGCGGCCTGCCCAAGTCCATGACCCAGAAGGACGTGGAGGACATGTTTTCACGTTTTGGACACATCATTAATTCCCGGGTACTTGTTGATCAGGGTACAG GTGTGTCCCGTGGGGTGGCTTTTATTCGGTTTGACAAGcgagcagaggcagaggaggcaGTCAAAAATCTAAATGGCCAAAAACCGCCAGGAGCCTCTGAGCCAATCACTGTGAAATTTGCTGCCAACCCAAACCAGGCAAAGAACACTCAACTCATCTCTCAGCTCTACCACAACCAGTCCAGGCGCTTTGGAGGGCCCCTACACCACCAGGCACAGCGGTTCAG GTTCTCCCCAATGGGTGTTGATCACATGGGTGGCATGGGAGGCGTTAGCGTCCCTGGGAACTCCACCTCCGGCTGGTGCATCTTCATTTACAACCTGGGCCAGGACGCAGACGAGAGCATCCTGTGGCAGATGTTTGGCCCCTTCGGCGCCGTCACCAACGTCAAGGTGATCCGAGACTTCAACACCAACAAGTGCAAGGGCTTCGGCTTTGTTACCATGACTAATTACGAGGAGGCTGCCATGGCCATCGCCAGTCTGAATGGCTACCGGCTTGGAGACAGGATGCTGCAAGTGTCCTTTAAGACCAGCAAGGGCCACAAGTAG
- the elavl1a gene encoding ELAV-like protein 1a isoform X4, with protein sequence MAVRRGHIKYLKEVYDMSNGYEDHMGGDEGKDAKTNLIVNYLPQSMTQDELRSLFSSIGEVESAKLIRDKVAGHSLGYGFVNYLNPSDAERAISTLNGLRLQSKTIKVSYARPSSDTIKDANLYISGLPKSMTQKDVEDMFSRFGHIINSRVLVDQGTGVSRGVAFIRFDKRAEAEEAVKNLNGQKPPGASEPITVKFAANPNQAKNTQLISQLYHNQSRRFGGPLHHQAQRFRFSPMGVDHMGGMGGVSVPGNSTSGWCIFIYNLGQDADESILWQMFGPFGAVTNVKVIRDFNTNKCKGFGFVTMTNYEEAAMAIASLNGYRLGDRMLQVSFKTSKGHK encoded by the exons ATGGCAGTTCGTCGAGGGCACATTAAGTACTTGAAA GAGGTGTATGACATGTCAAACGGTTATGAAGACCACATGGGAGGGGATGAGGGGAAGGACGCCAAGACCAACCTGATAGTGAACTACCTGCCTCAGAGCATGACGCAGGATGAGCTCCGGAGCCTCTTCAGCAGCATCGGAGAGGTGGAGTCGGCCAAGCTGATTCGAGACAAAGTTGCAG gCCACAGTTTAGGGTACGGATTTGTTAACTATCTTAACCCTAGTGATGCAGAAAGAGCTATCAGTACACTGAATGGACTAAGGCTACAGTCCAAAACTATCAAG GTTTCATATGCACGGCCTAGCTCTGATACAATAAAGGATGCCAACCTGTATATCAGCGGCCTGCCCAAGTCCATGACCCAGAAGGACGTGGAGGACATGTTTTCACGTTTTGGACACATCATTAATTCCCGGGTACTTGTTGATCAGGGTACAG GTGTGTCCCGTGGGGTGGCTTTTATTCGGTTTGACAAGcgagcagaggcagaggaggcaGTCAAAAATCTAAATGGCCAAAAACCGCCAGGAGCCTCTGAGCCAATCACTGTGAAATTTGCTGCCAACCCAAACCAGGCAAAGAACACTCAACTCATCTCTCAGCTCTACCACAACCAGTCCAGGCGCTTTGGAGGGCCCCTACACCACCAGGCACAGCGGTTCAG GTTCTCCCCAATGGGTGTTGATCACATGGGTGGCATGGGAGGCGTTAGCGTCCCTGGGAACTCCACCTCCGGCTGGTGCATCTTCATTTACAACCTGGGCCAGGACGCAGACGAGAGCATCCTGTGGCAGATGTTTGGCCCCTTCGGCGCCGTCACCAACGTCAAGGTGATCCGAGACTTCAACACCAACAAGTGCAAGGGCTTCGGCTTTGTTACCATGACTAATTACGAGGAGGCTGCCATGGCCATCGCCAGTCTGAATGGCTACCGGCTTGGAGACAGGATGCTGCAAGTGTCCTTTAAGACCAGCAAGGGCCACAAGTAG
- the elavl1a gene encoding ELAV-like protein 1a isoform X3 produces MAVRRGHIKYLKEVYDMSNGYEDHMGGDEGKDAKTNLIVNYLPQSMTQDELRSLFSSIGEVESAKLIRDKVAGHSLGYGFVNYLNPSDAERAISTLNGLRLQSKTIKVSYARPSSDTIKDANLYISGLPKSMTQKDVEDMFSRFGHIINSRVLVDQGTGTTGVSRGVAFIRFDKRAEAEEAVKNLNGQKPPGASEPITVKFAANPNQAKNTQLISQLYHNQSRRFGGPLHHQAQRFRFSPMGVDHMGGMGGVSVPGNSTSGWCIFIYNLGQDADESILWQMFGPFGAVTNVKVIRDFNTNKCKGFGFVTMTNYEEAAMAIASLNGYRLGDRMLQVSFKTSKGHK; encoded by the exons ATGGCAGTTCGTCGAGGGCACATTAAGTACTTGAAA GAGGTGTATGACATGTCAAACGGTTATGAAGACCACATGGGAGGGGATGAGGGGAAGGACGCCAAGACCAACCTGATAGTGAACTACCTGCCTCAGAGCATGACGCAGGATGAGCTCCGGAGCCTCTTCAGCAGCATCGGAGAGGTGGAGTCGGCCAAGCTGATTCGAGACAAAGTTGCAG gCCACAGTTTAGGGTACGGATTTGTTAACTATCTTAACCCTAGTGATGCAGAAAGAGCTATCAGTACACTGAATGGACTAAGGCTACAGTCCAAAACTATCAAG GTTTCATATGCACGGCCTAGCTCTGATACAATAAAGGATGCCAACCTGTATATCAGCGGCCTGCCCAAGTCCATGACCCAGAAGGACGTGGAGGACATGTTTTCACGTTTTGGACACATCATTAATTCCCGGGTACTTGTTGATCAGGGTACAGGTACGACAG GTGTGTCCCGTGGGGTGGCTTTTATTCGGTTTGACAAGcgagcagaggcagaggaggcaGTCAAAAATCTAAATGGCCAAAAACCGCCAGGAGCCTCTGAGCCAATCACTGTGAAATTTGCTGCCAACCCAAACCAGGCAAAGAACACTCAACTCATCTCTCAGCTCTACCACAACCAGTCCAGGCGCTTTGGAGGGCCCCTACACCACCAGGCACAGCGGTTCAG GTTCTCCCCAATGGGTGTTGATCACATGGGTGGCATGGGAGGCGTTAGCGTCCCTGGGAACTCCACCTCCGGCTGGTGCATCTTCATTTACAACCTGGGCCAGGACGCAGACGAGAGCATCCTGTGGCAGATGTTTGGCCCCTTCGGCGCCGTCACCAACGTCAAGGTGATCCGAGACTTCAACACCAACAAGTGCAAGGGCTTCGGCTTTGTTACCATGACTAATTACGAGGAGGCTGCCATGGCCATCGCCAGTCTGAATGGCTACCGGCTTGGAGACAGGATGCTGCAAGTGTCCTTTAAGACCAGCAAGGGCCACAAGTAG
- the elavl1a gene encoding ELAV-like protein 1a isoform X1, with protein MAVRRGHIKYLKADLQEVYDMSNGYEDHMGGDEGKDAKTNLIVNYLPQSMTQDELRSLFSSIGEVESAKLIRDKVAGHSLGYGFVNYLNPSDAERAISTLNGLRLQSKTIKVSYARPSSDTIKDANLYISGLPKSMTQKDVEDMFSRFGHIINSRVLVDQGTGTTGVSRGVAFIRFDKRAEAEEAVKNLNGQKPPGASEPITVKFAANPNQAKNTQLISQLYHNQSRRFGGPLHHQAQRFRFSPMGVDHMGGMGGVSVPGNSTSGWCIFIYNLGQDADESILWQMFGPFGAVTNVKVIRDFNTNKCKGFGFVTMTNYEEAAMAIASLNGYRLGDRMLQVSFKTSKGHK; from the exons ATGGCAGTTCGTCGAGGGCACATTAAGTACTTGAAA GCTGACCTGCAGGAGGTGTATGACATGTCAAACGGTTATGAAGACCACATGGGAGGGGATGAGGGGAAGGACGCCAAGACCAACCTGATAGTGAACTACCTGCCTCAGAGCATGACGCAGGATGAGCTCCGGAGCCTCTTCAGCAGCATCGGAGAGGTGGAGTCGGCCAAGCTGATTCGAGACAAAGTTGCAG gCCACAGTTTAGGGTACGGATTTGTTAACTATCTTAACCCTAGTGATGCAGAAAGAGCTATCAGTACACTGAATGGACTAAGGCTACAGTCCAAAACTATCAAG GTTTCATATGCACGGCCTAGCTCTGATACAATAAAGGATGCCAACCTGTATATCAGCGGCCTGCCCAAGTCCATGACCCAGAAGGACGTGGAGGACATGTTTTCACGTTTTGGACACATCATTAATTCCCGGGTACTTGTTGATCAGGGTACAGGTACGACAG GTGTGTCCCGTGGGGTGGCTTTTATTCGGTTTGACAAGcgagcagaggcagaggaggcaGTCAAAAATCTAAATGGCCAAAAACCGCCAGGAGCCTCTGAGCCAATCACTGTGAAATTTGCTGCCAACCCAAACCAGGCAAAGAACACTCAACTCATCTCTCAGCTCTACCACAACCAGTCCAGGCGCTTTGGAGGGCCCCTACACCACCAGGCACAGCGGTTCAG GTTCTCCCCAATGGGTGTTGATCACATGGGTGGCATGGGAGGCGTTAGCGTCCCTGGGAACTCCACCTCCGGCTGGTGCATCTTCATTTACAACCTGGGCCAGGACGCAGACGAGAGCATCCTGTGGCAGATGTTTGGCCCCTTCGGCGCCGTCACCAACGTCAAGGTGATCCGAGACTTCAACACCAACAAGTGCAAGGGCTTCGGCTTTGTTACCATGACTAATTACGAGGAGGCTGCCATGGCCATCGCCAGTCTGAATGGCTACCGGCTTGGAGACAGGATGCTGCAAGTGTCCTTTAAGACCAGCAAGGGCCACAAGTAG
- the slc1a8b gene encoding solute carrier family 1 member 8b — MWKHKVQERDTFTDTVLNRSHLFIGYMLDSKEGSYWKCSHDVCFRCFSLTQAKIYFSFPGELLMRMLKMLILPLITSSLMSGLSAMDTKASGRLGVLTITYYLWTTFIAVIVGIVLVLIIHPGTGSEKEGHHTSSGPVMTSADALLDLIRNMIPSNLIEATFQQYRTDLVPIVQNSDVKESQANYVYVMPDYHNPHLGHPVFLEITPAPDIKYKIVPSTSKGMNVLGIVIFSATMGLLLGKMGERGAPLVNVCQCINECVMKIINAAMWYFPFGIVFLVAGKILDMHDPAHLGEKLGMYFITVLSGLFVHGLILLPFFYFFFTRKNPFPYIRGLLQALVIALATSSSSATLPITMKCLLENCGVDRQIARFVLPVGATINMDGTALYEAVAAIFIAQVNEYDLDFGQLVTISITATAASIGAAGIPQAGLVTMVIVLTSVGLPPADISLIVAIDWVLDRFRTMINVLGDALAAGIMAHICKKDFERAAAAAVATAAASNGGGRRDTVISFGNQSVTLSDAPLIAHRCDYVFEVDGDNVLERPVACYNLCHV; from the exons ATGTGGAAACACAAAGTACAAGAAAGAGACACATTCACAGATACTGTGCTGAATAggagtcatttatttattggttaTATGTTAGATTCTAAGGAAGGAAGCTATTGGAAATGTAGCCATGACGTTTGCTTCAggtgtttctctctcacacaggcCAAGATCTACTTCTCCTTCCCTGGAGAGCTTCTGATGAGGATGTTAAAGATGTTGATTCTTCCTCTCATCACCTCCAG TCTTATGTCTGGCCTCTCGGCCATGGACACCAAGGCTAGCGGTCGACTGGGAGTCCTGACCATCACCTACTACCTGTGGACGACCTTCATCGCAGTCATCGTCGGCATCGTGCTGGTGCTTATCATTCACCCAGGGACGGGCTCAGAGAAAGAGGGTCATCATACAAGTTCGGGGCCTGTTATGACCTCTGCTGACGCTCTGCTGGACCTCATCAG GAACATGATCCCATCAAATCTAATTGAAGCAACTTTTCAGCAG TACCGGACAGATTTGGTGCCTATTGTGCAGAACTCAGACGTAAAAGAGTCTCAGGCTAACTATGTGTATGTCATGCCCGACTACCACAATCCCCATCTGGGCCACCCAGTCTTCCTGGAGATCACCCCTGCTCCCGACATCAAGTACAAGATTGTGCCCAGTACGAGCAAAGGCATGAACGTACTGGGGATTGTCATCTTCTCAGCGACCATGG GTCTGCTGCTGGGGAAGATGGGAGAACGTGGGGCTCCACTGGTCAATGTGTGCCAGTGCATCAACGAGTGCGTCATGAAGATTATTAACGCAGCTATGTG GTACTTCCCCTTTGGCATTGTGTTCCTTGTGGCAGGGAAGATCCTGGACATGCACGACCCGGCCCACCTGGGGGAGAAGCTGGGCATGTACTTCATCACCGTGTTGTCTGGTCTGTTTGTCCACGGGCTCATCCTGCTGcctttcttctacttcttcttcacTCGCAAAAACCCCTTCCCCTACATCAGAGGACTGCTGCAGGCTCTTGTCATCGCACTGGCCACATCATCCAG ctcgGCCACTTTACCAATCACCATGAAGTGTCTCCTGGAGAACTGTGGAGTTGACCGGCAGATCGCTCGCTTCGTGCTGCCAGTGGGAGCTACCATCAACATGGACGGGACAGCTCTGTACGAGGCAGTGGCAGCCATCTTTATCGCTCAGGTCAACGAGTATGACCTGGACTTTGGCCAGTTGGTCACCATTAG cataacagcaacagcagccagCATCGGGGCAGCTGGGATACCTCAAGCAGGTCTGGTTACCATGGTGATTGTCCTGACCTCTGTGGGGTTACCGCCGGCTGACATCTCGCTGATTGTAGCCATCGACTGGGTTCT tgATCGCTTCCGGACCATGATCAATGTTCTTGGAGATGCCTTAGCTGCTGGGATTATGGCTCACATCTGTAAGAAGGACTTTGAGAGAgcggctgctgcagctgttgccactgctgctgccagTAACGGAGGTGGCCGG AGAGACACAGTCATCTCCTTCGGTAATCAAAGCGTGACCCTGTCCGACGCTCCTCTGATTGCACACCGCTGTGATTATGTGTTCGAGGTGGACGGAGATAATGTGCTGGAGAGACCTGTGGCCTGCTACAACCTCTGTCATGTCTGA